A region of Desulfolithobacter dissulfuricans DNA encodes the following proteins:
- a CDS encoding PAS domain S-box protein, whose translation MINYQGKYLLQLFREAFFNNTTADSDSVHYGHRPMMINREGYWLLSPDPADEWGFMLDHGRNFGNRFPQAWKVLNSRQQGQVATDQGLFSFSRLYPLRPYTTSGGNESGLPENTGSSMFTPETYFWYLVVHVPSEELAGINSLFTRFHWGLFNLILLGILPLLWWLSALLEQQRQAKKRLAAQERRYRHLYDNMPLAYQSLDQDGIFLDVNPAWLDVMGYEEHEVIGHDFTKFLPPAERDRFNRHFSRFLDKGGAKNLVLQLIKKDGSLIHVSFNGSVSRDSQHNVLRTHCVFRDITRELQLEKESKKQTRMLETIVNNTPDIICLKDGEGRWLLANQPDLELFKLTDVVYQGKTDADLIPFSPSFRDAFLTCMESDEAAWRQGVPVRSIEHIPTPGGSVRTFDVLKSPLFNHDGSRQTLVVVGRDITDILRKEKRLKHLNLVLETMVHIHQEIDIHKDPSTLLQSCCSIFVRNRGYNSAWSILFDENGTVSQTTHTGLGNGFEPLETELGQQRFPACIRAAMECGDVVCITDTNDTCRHCPLQNSYPEAGVMTAPLHHNNKTYGFLTVSVPQEFLGDKEEKGLFGEIASDLGHALFSLELEEKRRQSEAKLQAAMESLEDAQEIAGMGYYERNWQTGKGFWSDNLYRIFGYEPDEIACTQDQALGLVHPDDREYVINTISQGHATGQTAYNLQFRIIRKDSGVRTVRLIGRCTYTDSGEPLHNRGICQDITEQKRLEEQLLQGEKMTTIAGLAAGVAHEINTPLSAILQSVQVIRQFLDSSHPENRKLAAEHGIDLDRLQTYFKRCEVDFFLEGIHTSASNAARIIANLLEFSRPQEGELAPADLNNLIDNAVELARADYDLKKKYDILNVEIIREYDTELPPVPCVAMEIEQVILNLIKNAVQAMADCGQESPRITLRTEKAHTMARFLVEDNGPGMSEEVRRHIFEPFFTTKEVGCGTGLGLSVSYAIICEKHQGRMYVVSEPGQGACFTVELPLA comes from the coding sequence GTGATTAACTATCAGGGCAAATACCTCCTCCAGCTTTTCAGGGAAGCCTTTTTCAACAATACCACGGCAGACTCCGACTCTGTCCATTACGGCCACCGGCCAATGATGATCAACCGGGAAGGATACTGGCTGCTTTCCCCGGATCCTGCCGACGAGTGGGGCTTCATGCTCGACCACGGGCGTAACTTCGGCAACCGTTTCCCGCAGGCCTGGAAGGTGTTGAACAGCCGGCAGCAGGGCCAGGTCGCCACGGATCAGGGGTTGTTTTCCTTCTCGAGGCTCTATCCCCTGCGCCCGTACACGACGTCTGGAGGAAACGAATCAGGACTGCCGGAAAATACCGGCAGCTCCATGTTCACTCCGGAAACATATTTCTGGTATCTCGTGGTCCATGTCCCTTCAGAGGAACTGGCCGGCATCAACTCGTTGTTTACCAGGTTTCACTGGGGTCTTTTCAATCTTATACTCCTGGGCATTCTTCCGCTCCTCTGGTGGTTAAGCGCTCTTTTGGAACAGCAGAGACAGGCAAAAAAACGGCTGGCGGCCCAGGAAAGACGATACCGTCATCTGTACGACAACATGCCGCTCGCCTACCAGTCCCTGGATCAAGACGGCATCTTCCTTGATGTAAATCCGGCCTGGCTCGATGTCATGGGATATGAAGAACATGAGGTGATCGGGCATGATTTCACCAAGTTTCTGCCTCCTGCCGAACGGGACCGATTCAACAGACATTTTTCCCGCTTCCTTGATAAGGGCGGAGCAAAAAATCTTGTCCTGCAACTGATAAAAAAAGACGGTTCGCTCATCCATGTTTCGTTTAACGGCAGTGTTTCCCGTGACAGCCAGCATAATGTTCTCCGTACCCACTGCGTTTTTCGGGACATAACCAGGGAACTCCAGCTTGAAAAAGAATCAAAGAAGCAGACAAGAATGCTGGAGACCATTGTCAATAACACACCTGATATTATCTGCCTCAAGGACGGCGAAGGACGATGGCTGCTGGCCAACCAGCCGGACCTGGAACTCTTCAAGCTGACCGATGTGGTCTACCAGGGGAAAACCGATGCGGATCTTATCCCGTTCAGCCCATCCTTTCGTGACGCCTTTCTTACCTGTATGGAGTCGGACGAGGCTGCCTGGCGGCAGGGAGTCCCGGTTCGCAGTATCGAGCACATACCGACCCCCGGCGGTTCGGTCAGAACTTTTGATGTCCTGAAGAGCCCGCTTTTCAACCATGATGGCTCCCGGCAGACCCTGGTTGTCGTCGGTAGAGATATTACCGACATTCTGCGCAAAGAAAAGAGGCTCAAGCACCTGAACCTGGTCCTGGAAACCATGGTTCATATCCACCAGGAAATCGATATCCATAAAGATCCCTCGACCTTACTCCAGTCATGCTGCTCCATCTTTGTCAGGAACCGTGGTTATAACAGTGCCTGGAGCATCCTGTTCGACGAAAACGGGACGGTCAGCCAGACAACACATACCGGACTCGGCAACGGGTTTGAACCACTGGAGACAGAACTGGGGCAGCAACGGTTTCCTGCCTGCATAAGGGCTGCCATGGAGTGCGGCGATGTCGTCTGCATCACCGACACCAACGATACCTGCCGACACTGCCCGCTGCAAAACAGCTACCCGGAAGCTGGTGTCATGACGGCCCCCCTGCACCATAACAACAAGACCTACGGCTTTCTCACTGTCTCGGTGCCCCAGGAATTCCTTGGTGACAAAGAGGAAAAAGGACTGTTTGGAGAGATAGCGAGCGATCTTGGCCATGCCCTCTTTTCCCTGGAACTGGAGGAGAAAAGGCGGCAGAGCGAAGCCAAACTCCAGGCAGCCATGGAGTCCCTGGAAGATGCCCAGGAAATCGCCGGAATGGGATATTACGAGCGCAACTGGCAAACCGGCAAAGGCTTCTGGTCTGATAATCTCTATCGAATATTTGGTTATGAACCGGATGAAATAGCCTGTACCCAGGACCAGGCCCTGGGCCTGGTACACCCTGATGACCGGGAATATGTCATCAACACCATCAGCCAGGGCCACGCCACCGGCCAGACTGCATACAATCTCCAGTTTCGCATCATTCGCAAAGACAGTGGAGTCAGAACAGTTCGCCTGATTGGCAGGTGTACCTATACGGACAGCGGAGAGCCGCTGCACAACAGAGGCATCTGCCAGGATATTACCGAACAGAAACGGCTGGAGGAGCAACTGTTGCAGGGTGAAAAAATGACCACCATTGCCGGGCTGGCCGCAGGAGTTGCCCACGAGATCAACACACCGCTTTCAGCCATTCTCCAGTCCGTGCAGGTCATTCGTCAGTTCCTCGACAGCTCCCACCCGGAAAACAGAAAACTGGCTGCCGAGCATGGCATTGACCTGGACCGGCTGCAAACATATTTCAAAAGATGCGAAGTCGATTTTTTCCTTGAGGGAATCCACACATCGGCCAGCAATGCTGCCAGGATCATCGCCAACCTGCTCGAATTCAGCCGTCCCCAGGAAGGGGAACTCGCGCCGGCAGACCTCAATAACCTCATAGACAATGCCGTGGAACTGGCCAGGGCCGATTATGATCTCAAGAAAAAATATGATATTCTCAATGTAGAGATTATCCGGGAATATGATACAGAACTTCCTCCTGTCCCTTGCGTGGCAATGGAAATAGAGCAGGTCATTCTCAACCTGATTAAAAACGCGGTGCAGGCCATGGCTGATTGCGGCCAGGAATCACCGCGCATCACTTTGCGGACAGAAAAAGCCCACACCATGGCCCGGTTCCTGGTAGAAGATAATGGTCCAGGAATGAGCGAGGAAGTACGCAGGCATATCTTCGAGCCCTTTTTCACGACCAAGGAGGTGGGCTGCGGTACCGGACTGGGTCTCTCGGTTTCCTACGCGATTATCTGCGAAAAACACCAGGGCAGGATGTATGTGGTTTCGGAACCGGGCCAGGGTGCATGTTTTACCGTGGAGCTGCCGCTTGCCTGA
- a CDS encoding sensor domain-containing diguanylate cyclase: MKKQFFISILIFIGIQAITVIGLYQFMEQEQNNLFHERQKDHEQQYKATVLTYRRLAEFAFNRDFNLPEVLTIVARARSAEPREQNRLRNELYNRLLPVYNHLRTAGFRQVHFHFADGTSFLRMHLPKEFGDQLTTIRPSVARVIQSGQPVEGYEMGRHWHAYRFIFPLFAGNHFIGSVEISAPLYALLANLMDAFPSQTRFVVRRQMAEQHLNREALEKHYRPSALGENFLEERTGEQNTVFPSNDSGNGERIDTATIDKINGQLRGRHNEWLQNLNRPFSLPLRKNGTTILTTLLPIDDISGQTAGYLVLHERCPYYDTLQHRYTLGWFIITVFSLLLLLMHSRYAYTQSGRIAFQKQLIDSIPTPVVVRNTDNTIVEANNSFTTLLATDRHSLLRPDQPLRDRLEMFFQANRPGEQPRKSGHFFEQQFYDGNGTCRDLVVHETPFIVHNREAGWINAIFDVTDLKKMQRELEESHAELDQIFNTAADGIRVIDKNGITVRANSTFAEMVGLPVEEIIGQPCHVVFPGSTCTTGQCTMEQIKKGRKIVREEAEKKRPDGKVLTCLTVARPFVNPKGQFMGIIEDFRDISERKHLEQQLQTLSVTDELTGLNNRRGFMTLAAQQLQCIKRSGNEAFLLFADLDNMKRINDTLGHEAGDRALQTTARILQATVRKSDVVARMGGDEFAILLGTNPAEASEEVILRRLNEELARVNKERPQEEQIAISFGIVRAEPGTTLDKLLNLADKKMYAVKKQRKAGGTST; the protein is encoded by the coding sequence ATGAAAAAACAATTTTTCATCTCTATACTGATCTTTATCGGTATCCAGGCTATCACCGTTATCGGCCTGTACCAGTTTATGGAACAGGAACAAAATAACTTGTTCCATGAACGGCAAAAAGACCATGAGCAGCAGTATAAGGCCACCGTACTTACCTATCGTCGCCTGGCCGAGTTTGCCTTTAACCGGGATTTCAACCTACCCGAGGTTCTCACCATTGTCGCCCGGGCCAGATCGGCAGAACCCCGGGAACAAAATCGATTGCGCAATGAACTGTATAATCGGTTGCTGCCGGTATATAATCATTTGCGGACTGCCGGATTTCGCCAGGTGCACTTTCATTTTGCCGACGGCACCAGCTTTCTGCGCATGCACCTGCCCAAAGAATTTGGGGACCAGTTGACCACCATCCGTCCGTCTGTTGCCCGGGTCATCCAGAGCGGTCAACCGGTGGAGGGCTACGAAATGGGACGACACTGGCATGCCTATCGCTTTATCTTTCCCCTCTTTGCCGGCAATCACTTCATCGGCAGTGTGGAAATCAGCGCACCGCTCTATGCCCTGCTGGCCAACCTGATGGACGCCTTCCCCAGCCAGACCCGATTTGTCGTACGCAGACAGATGGCCGAGCAACACCTGAACAGAGAGGCCCTGGAAAAACATTACCGGCCTTCCGCCCTGGGAGAGAACTTTCTTGAGGAACGCACGGGAGAACAGAACACTGTATTCCCCAGCAATGATTCCGGAAATGGAGAGCGGATTGACACAGCCACCATAGACAAAATCAATGGGCAACTGCGCGGCCGTCACAATGAATGGCTGCAGAACCTCAACAGACCCTTTTCCCTGCCCCTGAGGAAAAACGGTACAACCATTCTGACCACCCTGCTGCCCATTGATGATATCAGTGGCCAGACGGCCGGATACCTGGTCTTGCATGAAAGGTGTCCCTATTACGACACCCTGCAACACCGCTATACCCTGGGCTGGTTTATCATAACCGTTTTCTCCCTGTTACTGTTGCTCATGCACTCCCGATATGCGTACACCCAGTCAGGCCGTATCGCCTTCCAGAAGCAGCTGATCGATTCCATTCCCACTCCCGTCGTGGTTCGAAACACCGACAACACCATTGTCGAGGCAAACAACTCCTTTACCACGCTCCTTGCCACAGACCGCCATTCCCTGTTACGGCCCGATCAACCTCTCCGGGACCGCCTTGAAATGTTCTTTCAGGCCAACCGGCCCGGAGAGCAACCAAGAAAAAGTGGCCATTTTTTTGAACAACAGTTTTATGACGGTAATGGCACCTGCCGTGACCTGGTCGTCCACGAGACACCGTTTATTGTCCACAACAGAGAGGCCGGATGGATCAATGCCATCTTTGATGTGACGGACCTGAAAAAAATGCAGAGGGAGCTTGAAGAATCCCATGCCGAGTTGGACCAGATATTCAACACCGCGGCCGATGGCATCCGGGTGATAGACAAGAATGGTATCACAGTCCGGGCAAATTCCACCTTTGCCGAAATGGTCGGTCTGCCCGTCGAAGAGATTATCGGTCAGCCATGCCACGTTGTTTTTCCCGGCTCCACCTGTACAACCGGTCAATGCACCATGGAGCAGATCAAGAAGGGCCGTAAAATTGTTCGAGAGGAGGCAGAAAAAAAACGGCCGGACGGCAAGGTTCTCACCTGCCTGACAGTGGCCAGACCTTTTGTAAACCCCAAGGGGCAATTCATGGGAATAATAGAGGATTTCCGTGATATCTCCGAGCGCAAACACCTCGAGCAACAGTTGCAGACCCTGTCGGTGACCGATGAGCTGACCGGGCTCAACAACCGGCGGGGATTCATGACCCTGGCGGCCCAGCAGCTGCAGTGTATCAAACGCTCGGGTAACGAGGCCTTTCTCCTCTTTGCCGACCTCGATAACATGAAACGAATCAATGACACTCTTGGTCACGAAGCCGGAGACCGGGCCCTGCAGACAACTGCCCGGATCCTGCAAGCCACGGTAAGAAAATCAGATGTTGTCGCCCGGATGGGCGGGGACGAATTTGCCATCCTGCTCGGTACAAATCCTGCCGAGGCCTCCGAAGAAGTTATTCTCAGACGATTGAACGAGGAACTGGCCAGGGTAAACAAAGAGCGGCCACAGGAAGAACAGATAGCCATCAGTTTTGGTATTGTCCGGGCTGAACCAGGCACAACGCTGGATAAACTCCTGAACTTGGCGGACAAAAAAATGTATGCAGTCAAAAAGCAACGAAAGGCCGGAGGGACATCAACGTAG
- a CDS encoding sugar phosphate nucleotidyltransferase, whose product MQAMLLAAGFGTRLRPYTLIRPKPLFPVCTRPLIHILLDMLRRAGSDRVVVNCHHLGDQIEAALQDREDVILQPEPEILGTGGSLRRALERFDHRPVLVMNGDIFHNIDLAAVYRYHRLSGNLVTMVLHDYPRFNRVRVRGDRVIGFGEQSRALEERMLAFTGIHVLEPGVMEGIPSTGFYHIIDLYRDLADAGDGIGCLVVDDCYWRDIGTPGDYLDLHRELLWQTGSSRLAELAGEFCGRSAEGWCLGREVELEPGVRLEEWGCLGDRVRVGAGARLSGCVVWDGVRIEPGREYRGLIITPQTDR is encoded by the coding sequence ATGCAGGCCATGCTCCTGGCGGCCGGGTTCGGTACCCGGCTGCGTCCCTACACCCTGATCCGTCCCAAGCCGCTTTTTCCGGTCTGTACCCGGCCGCTTATCCACATTCTCCTCGACATGCTGCGCCGGGCGGGCAGCGACCGCGTGGTGGTCAACTGCCACCATCTGGGCGATCAGATCGAGGCTGCCCTGCAGGACAGGGAGGATGTCATTCTCCAGCCTGAACCGGAGATCCTCGGCACCGGCGGCAGTCTGCGCCGGGCCCTGGAGCGGTTTGATCACCGACCGGTGCTGGTGATGAACGGTGATATTTTTCATAACATCGATCTGGCGGCCGTGTACCGGTATCACCGCCTGAGCGGTAACCTGGTGACCATGGTCCTCCATGACTATCCCCGCTTCAACCGGGTCCGGGTCCGGGGAGACCGGGTGATCGGTTTTGGCGAACAGTCCCGGGCCCTGGAGGAACGGATGCTGGCCTTTACCGGGATCCATGTCCTGGAGCCTGGGGTGATGGAAGGAATTCCCTCCACGGGATTTTATCATATCATCGATCTCTACCGGGACCTGGCCGATGCCGGTGACGGGATTGGCTGCCTGGTGGTGGATGATTGCTACTGGCGAGATATCGGTACACCAGGGGATTATCTCGACCTCCACCGGGAACTGCTCTGGCAAACGGGGTCATCCAGGCTGGCCGAGCTGGCCGGGGAATTCTGCGGACGGTCTGCGGAGGGCTGGTGCCTTGGCCGGGAGGTGGAGCTGGAGCCCGGGGTGAGACTGGAGGAGTGGGGCTGTCTGGGAGACCGGGTCCGGGTCGGGGCCGGGGCCAGGCTGTCTGGTTGCGTGGTCTGGGACGGGGTGAGGATTGAGCCCGGTCGCGAGTACCGGGGCCTGATCATCACCCCGCAGACAGATCGCTGA
- a CDS encoding methylenetetrahydrofolate reductase C-terminal domain-containing protein, protein MENRFHNSLTNPDEFTITFELVPGQGSSGKQVDRILEFARLASKDGRIKALSITDNAGGHPAMAPVAIGSEVQALGIEPLIHFSLKDKNRNQVESHLFLYHRLRFHALLIMGGDFPRPRYYGQAKPVFDLDSMQTLQLMRDMESGEYSCHAGRRTTDFAPISFFRGCVVSPFKTTEPEQVWQYGKLLRKIRAGADFIVTQLGFDIRKFEELILFLRENNISQPVLANVFIPSLGVARLMARGGVPGVLLPPALVQRMEEEADDPKARLVRAAKMLCVLQGLGYHGVHIGGNGLHFDDVRYILDQADAMQDKWQSFREEVHFPVPFTWYLYDEKKRPVRLSPGRRPGSLALHQAMHHYLFSSQTISGRTFARICRRLGRCHRGYTILRAVEWMIKTVVFDCRMCGDCTLAESTFLCPQSGCPKKLVNGPCGGSRDTFCEVQPEKRCFWVRVYDRLPPETTAASLGTGPILPPRTGAWIRAVRGITISPAPTTTGLPEARTGKKRGTRGNRVRRSVSDLSAG, encoded by the coding sequence ATGGAAAATCGTTTTCACAACTCCCTTACAAATCCCGATGAGTTCACCATCACATTCGAGCTGGTCCCTGGCCAGGGCTCGAGTGGCAAGCAGGTGGACCGGATACTGGAATTTGCCCGCCTGGCCAGCAAGGACGGCCGTATCAAAGCCCTGTCCATAACTGACAACGCCGGCGGCCATCCGGCCATGGCCCCGGTGGCCATCGGCTCCGAGGTCCAGGCCCTGGGTATCGAGCCCCTGATCCATTTTTCCCTCAAGGACAAGAACCGCAACCAGGTGGAAAGCCATCTCTTCCTGTACCACCGTCTACGGTTCCATGCCCTGCTGATCATGGGAGGCGATTTCCCCAGGCCCCGCTATTACGGACAGGCCAAACCGGTCTTCGACCTGGACTCCATGCAGACCCTGCAGCTGATGCGGGACATGGAGAGCGGCGAATACAGCTGCCACGCCGGCCGGCGAACCACCGACTTCGCGCCGATCTCCTTTTTCCGCGGCTGCGTGGTTTCGCCGTTCAAGACCACGGAACCGGAACAGGTGTGGCAGTATGGCAAGCTGCTGCGCAAGATCCGGGCCGGGGCCGACTTCATCGTCACCCAGCTCGGCTTTGATATCCGCAAATTCGAGGAACTGATCCTCTTTCTCCGGGAAAACAATATCAGCCAGCCGGTACTGGCCAATGTCTTCATCCCCTCCCTTGGCGTGGCCCGTCTCATGGCCAGGGGCGGCGTGCCCGGGGTTCTCCTGCCCCCCGCCCTGGTTCAGCGCATGGAAGAGGAGGCGGATGACCCCAAGGCACGGCTGGTGCGGGCGGCCAAGATGCTCTGTGTTCTCCAGGGGCTGGGGTACCATGGGGTCCATATCGGCGGCAACGGTCTTCATTTCGACGATGTCCGCTACATCCTTGACCAGGCCGATGCCATGCAGGACAAGTGGCAGAGCTTTCGGGAAGAGGTCCACTTTCCCGTGCCTTTCACCTGGTACCTCTATGACGAAAAAAAACGGCCGGTCCGGCTCTCGCCCGGCCGTCGGCCCGGCTCCCTGGCGCTGCACCAGGCCATGCACCATTACCTGTTCTCCAGCCAAACCATATCCGGCCGGACGTTTGCCCGGATATGCCGCCGGCTTGGCCGTTGCCACCGGGGCTACACGATCCTGCGGGCGGTGGAATGGATGATCAAGACCGTGGTCTTCGACTGCCGCATGTGCGGAGACTGCACCCTGGCCGAATCGACCTTTCTCTGTCCCCAGTCCGGTTGTCCCAAAAAACTGGTCAACGGTCCGTGCGGTGGCAGCAGGGACACCTTCTGCGAGGTACAGCCTGAAAAACGGTGCTTCTGGGTCCGGGTCTACGACCGGCTGCCACCGGAAACCACTGCGGCCAGCCTCGGCACCGGCCCCATCCTGCCCCCAAGGACTGGCGCCTGGATCAGAGCAGTTCGTGGTATAACTATTTCACCGGCGCCGACCACCACCGGCTTGCCGGAAGCAAGGACGGGGAAGAAACGCGGCACGAGGGGTAACAGGGTACGCAGGAGTGTCAGCGATCTGTCTGCGGGGTGA
- a CDS encoding aminoglycoside phosphotransferase family protein, with product MEKKYLEKICRLLRTAGWSLSPGEVEVDTFAPDGSQRRFFRLRTADGRTAVAILPPSDDRSGIREARAAWHIGHHLFRAGAPVPELYGHDPQSGLLACEDLGSVRLHDLVRHHGLSPQVRSYYRESVGLLARMQVRGARGFDTSWCWDTPHYDRDLMLDRESGYFLTALCRDFLHLDYDHARIWEECRRLADRVAAVDRGWFLHRDFQSRNIMVCDNRVRFIDFQGGRLGPLAYDLASLLIDPYAGLPGSFQEELVDHYLATLDEYVPCDPATFREEYVMLAIQRNLQILGAFAFLGHQRGKVFFLRFIFPALATLNTLLAKGTAAGYPFLRQLVRQCMEKVEDRPKEVYDH from the coding sequence ATGGAAAAAAAATATCTTGAAAAAATATGCCGGCTGCTCCGGACGGCCGGCTGGTCCCTGTCGCCCGGCGAGGTGGAGGTGGACACCTTTGCGCCGGACGGCTCACAGCGGAGATTCTTTCGTCTGCGTACAGCCGATGGCCGTACAGCGGTCGCCATCCTGCCTCCTTCGGACGACCGGTCTGGAATTCGTGAAGCCCGGGCCGCCTGGCATATCGGTCACCATCTTTTCCGGGCCGGAGCGCCGGTGCCAGAGCTTTACGGGCATGATCCGCAAAGCGGACTCCTTGCCTGCGAGGATCTTGGATCCGTACGGTTGCACGACCTGGTCCGGCACCACGGCCTGTCGCCGCAGGTCAGATCGTACTACCGCGAGAGCGTCGGGCTCCTGGCCCGGATGCAGGTCCGGGGCGCCAGGGGATTTGATACCTCATGGTGTTGGGATACCCCGCACTACGACCGCGATCTCATGCTGGATCGGGAATCCGGCTATTTCCTCACTGCCCTGTGCCGGGATTTTCTCCACCTGGACTACGATCACGCCCGGATCTGGGAAGAGTGCAGGCGGCTGGCCGACCGGGTGGCCGCCGTGGACCGGGGCTGGTTCCTGCACCGGGATTTTCAGAGCCGCAACATCATGGTGTGCGACAACCGGGTCCGGTTCATCGATTTTCAGGGTGGCCGCCTGGGACCGCTGGCCTATGACCTGGCCTCGCTCCTGATCGATCCCTATGCAGGGTTGCCCGGATCCTTCCAGGAAGAGCTCGTCGATCACTACCTGGCAACCCTGGACGAATACGTACCCTGTGACCCGGCGACGTTTCGGGAGGAATATGTTATGCTGGCCATCCAGCGCAACCTGCAGATTCTCGGCGCCTTTGCCTTTTTAGGGCACCAGCGGGGCAAGGTCTTTTTTCTCCGGTTTATTTTTCCGGCCCTGGCCACGCTCAACACGCTGCTTGCCAAAGGAACAGCAGCCGGGTATCCTTTCCTGCGTCAGCTTGTACGTCAATGTATGGAAAAAGTCGAAGATCGACCAAAGGAAGTGTATGACCACTGA
- the der gene encoding ribosome biogenesis GTPase Der, translated as MTTESPTLVALIGRPNVGKSTLFNRMTRRRDAIVDPTPGVTRDRHYARITWEEHPFVLVDTGGIDDEDDTITGHIREQASRAIDEADLVLFLMDGRQGLTPSDAEIVDMLRRTEKKVFFVVNKIDSPELELELLSPFWELGVDKLWPLSADHGYGYRSLMDGLVEYLEKTEVSLDLPEDTIKLAFLGRPNVGKSSMINRIIGEERMVVSDIAGTTRDAVDTLLSRDKYNYLLIDTAGIRRKGKTRDKLEKFSILKALGSLARCDIALVLIDAEEGITEQDTKIIGYTQEQGRAIILLINKWDLIKDDLKRQKWLMQEIELATNFIPFAPVLKVSAKTGYGVKRLFPEIGKVYRQFHARFPTAALNQLLADAVAHHSPPMYRGRRLKLYYTAQIKTAPPTFAVVANAPKGIHFSYQRYLTNRFREGLGLDRIPVRVVFKERSRKGQKKK; from the coding sequence ATGACCACTGAGTCACCGACCCTCGTTGCCCTCATCGGGCGGCCCAATGTGGGTAAATCAACCCTGTTCAACCGCATGACCCGGCGCCGGGACGCCATTGTCGACCCCACTCCGGGCGTGACCCGGGACCGCCATTACGCCCGCATCACCTGGGAGGAACATCCCTTTGTCCTGGTGGACACTGGTGGAATCGACGACGAAGACGATACCATTACCGGTCACATCCGCGAGCAGGCCAGCCGCGCCATCGACGAGGCCGATCTGGTCCTTTTCCTCATGGATGGCCGCCAGGGTCTCACCCCCAGTGACGCCGAAATCGTCGATATGCTGAGGCGGACCGAAAAGAAGGTTTTCTTCGTGGTCAACAAGATCGATAGCCCTGAACTGGAACTGGAGCTGCTCTCCCCGTTCTGGGAGCTGGGTGTGGATAAGCTCTGGCCGCTTTCCGCCGATCACGGCTACGGATACCGGAGCCTGATGGATGGGCTGGTCGAGTATCTGGAAAAGACCGAAGTGTCGCTGGATCTGCCGGAAGATACCATCAAGCTGGCTTTCCTTGGGCGGCCAAACGTGGGCAAGTCCTCGATGATCAACCGGATCATCGGCGAGGAGCGGATGGTGGTCTCGGATATCGCCGGTACCACCCGCGATGCGGTGGATACCCTGCTCTCCCGCGATAAGTACAACTACCTGCTCATCGATACCGCCGGCATCCGGCGCAAGGGCAAGACCCGGGACAAGCTGGAAAAGTTTTCTATTTTAAAAGCGCTCGGCTCCCTGGCCCGCTGTGATATCGCCCTGGTGCTGATCGATGCCGAGGAGGGAATCACCGAGCAGGATACCAAGATCATCGGTTACACCCAGGAGCAGGGCAGGGCGATCATTTTGCTGATCAACAAGTGGGATCTGATCAAGGATGATCTCAAACGCCAGAAATGGCTGATGCAGGAGATCGAGCTGGCCACCAACTTTATACCTTTTGCCCCGGTGCTCAAGGTATCGGCCAAAACCGGGTATGGCGTCAAGCGGCTCTTTCCCGAGATCGGCAAGGTCTACCGCCAGTTCCATGCCCGCTTTCCCACCGCGGCCCTCAACCAGTTGCTGGCCGATGCGGTGGCCCATCATTCGCCGCCCATGTATCGGGGACGGCGGCTCAAACTCTACTACACGGCCCAGATCAAGACCGCCCCGCCCACTTTTGCCGTGGTTGCCAATGCACCCAAGGGGATCCATTTTTCCTACCAGCGCTACCTGACCAACCGGTTCCGGGAAGGGTTGGGGCTGGATCGGATCCCGGTGCGGGTCGTGTTCAAGGAACGGAGCCGGAAAGGGCAGAAGAAAAAATGA
- a CDS encoding class I SAM-dependent methyltransferase — protein sequence MNRLEQRIPEPELMEDEAQARAYAEADFSAPNAQFIELFREKFPGFSPPARVLDLGCGPADILIRFARAFPGCQCVGVDGSKAMLQPGIEAVRQAELSGTIELRCCFLPGPELQQDEKFQVILSNSLLHHLPDPQVLWQTILESGAPGCRVLIMDLCRPESMEEARRIVETYSGAEPEILKEDFFNSLLAAWRPYEVRDQLRLAGLDFQCDLVGDRHLAVWGVLP from the coding sequence ATGAACCGCCTCGAGCAGCGGATCCCGGAACCGGAACTGATGGAGGACGAGGCCCAGGCCCGGGCCTATGCCGAGGCGGATTTTTCCGCTCCCAATGCCCAGTTCATCGAGCTCTTCAGAGAAAAATTTCCAGGTTTCAGCCCGCCGGCCCGGGTCCTGGATCTGGGCTGCGGCCCGGCCGATATCCTGATCCGGTTCGCCCGCGCGTTTCCCGGCTGTCAATGCGTAGGGGTGGATGGCTCAAAGGCTATGCTCCAGCCCGGGATCGAGGCAGTCCGGCAGGCAGAGCTTTCCGGAACCATCGAGCTGCGCTGCTGTTTCCTGCCCGGCCCGGAACTGCAACAGGACGAAAAATTCCAGGTTATTCTCTCAAATTCCCTTCTCCACCACCTGCCCGACCCGCAGGTTCTCTGGCAAACCATCTTGGAGAGTGGTGCACCAGGCTGCCGGGTTCTGATCATGGACCTGTGCCGGCCAGAAAGCATGGAAGAGGCCCGTCGTATCGTCGAAACCTACTCCGGCGCGGAACCGGAGATTCTCAAAGAAGATTTCTTCAATTCCCTGCTCGCCGCCTGGCGGCCATACGAGGTCCGTGACCAGCTGCGCCTGGCCGGGCTGGACTTCCAGTGCGATCTTGTCGGTGACCGTCACCTGGCTGTCTGGGGTGTGCTCCCATAA